A single Vigna radiata var. radiata cultivar VC1973A chromosome 8, Vradiata_ver6, whole genome shotgun sequence DNA region contains:
- the LOC106771126 gene encoding peptidyl-prolyl cis-trans isomerase FKBP17-1, chloroplastic isoform X1, with protein sequence MFLVLRTKKMKTIIECCVSASATRVCGLLPYRNYSCNSMLATCSASSSTTRRTLSLSLISTTFSAFIFSLSPPSSSSSSSSKLPLSKFFEIPDSGGVKALDLLDGSGEVPSDGDQVAIHYYGRLAAKQGWRFDSTYDHKDDNGEPNPFVFVLGSGKVIAGIDVAVRSMKVGGIRRVIIPPSLGYQNTSQEPIPPNFFDRQRLFTTIFNPTRRANGEGSTLGTVIFDIELVSVRHP encoded by the exons ATGTTCCTTGTTTTAAGAACTAAGAAAATGAAGACGATAATAGAATGCTGTGTCTCTGCAAGTGCCACACGTGTCTGTGGCCTTTTGCCATACAGAAATTATTCATGTAATAGCATGCTTGCAACTTGTTCAGCATCATCCTCAACAACAAGAAGAACTTTATCTCTTTCTCTCATCTCCACCACTTTCTCTGCATTCATCTTCTCActttctcctccttcttcctcttcttcttcttcttcaaaattACCCTTATCAAAGTTCTTCGAGATCCCTGATTCAGGTGGAGTTAAGGCTTTGGACCTCCTTGATGGTTCAGGTGAAGTTCCCTCAGATGGGGACCAG GTTGCAATTCACTACTATGGCAGGCTGGCAGCAAAACAGGGATGGCGTTTTGACTCAACCTATGACCACAAAGATGACAATGGCGAACCCAATCCATTTGTCTTTGTCCTTGGCTCTGGCAAG GTTATAGCTGGAATTGATGTGGCAGTGAGATCGATGAAAGTAGGAGGTATTCGTAGAGTCATCATACCCCCATCACTTGGGTATCAAAACACATCACAAGAGCCAATCCCACCGAAC TTCTTTGACAGGCAAAGGTTGTTCACTACCATTTTTAATCCAACTCGCCGTGCAAATGGAGAAGGCTCCACTTTAGGAACAGTTATATTTGATATTGAGCTGGTTAGTGTGAGGCATCCGTGA
- the LOC106771126 gene encoding peptidyl-prolyl cis-trans isomerase FKBP17-1, chloroplastic isoform X2 yields the protein MVQVKFPQMGTRLAAKQGWRFDSTYDHKDDNGEPNPFVFVLGSGKVIAGIDVAVRSMKVGGIRRVIIPPSLGYQNTSQEPIPPNFFDRQRLFTTIFNPTRRANGEGSTLGTVIFDIELVSVRHP from the exons ATGGTTCAGGTGAAGTTCCCTCAGATGGGGACCAG GCTGGCAGCAAAACAGGGATGGCGTTTTGACTCAACCTATGACCACAAAGATGACAATGGCGAACCCAATCCATTTGTCTTTGTCCTTGGCTCTGGCAAG GTTATAGCTGGAATTGATGTGGCAGTGAGATCGATGAAAGTAGGAGGTATTCGTAGAGTCATCATACCCCCATCACTTGGGTATCAAAACACATCACAAGAGCCAATCCCACCGAAC TTCTTTGACAGGCAAAGGTTGTTCACTACCATTTTTAATCCAACTCGCCGTGCAAATGGAGAAGGCTCCACTTTAGGAACAGTTATATTTGATATTGAGCTGGTTAGTGTGAGGCATCCGTGA